Proteins encoded in a region of the Deinococcus aestuarii genome:
- the sufB gene encoding Fe-S cluster assembly protein SufB, whose protein sequence is MTNPEVANINKEYEYGWSNPERYAIKAPKGLSREVVEMISKAKDEPQWMLDFRLKALDIFLSKPMPQWGADLSGLDLDEIYYYIKPEGFNARSWDDVPDDVKKTFERLGIPEAERAALAGVGAQYESEMVYHNLKEEWEKLGVVFLSIEDGLKQYPDLFREHFATIVPPEDNKFAAINSAVWSGGSFVYIPKGVKVDIPLQTYFRINAESSGQFERTLIIVDEGAQAHYIEGCTAPAYNSDSFHSGVIEIVVKEGARFRYSTIQNWSHNVYNLVTQRAAVYGNGVMEWVDGNLGSKVTMKYPACYLLEEGARGEVLSIAMAGRGQHQDAGAKIVHFAAHTSGSIVSKSISKDSGRSSYRGLVKIYEGAKGAKTNVECDALLLDEEARTDTYPYIEIEEKTASVGHEATVSKINDEQILYLQSRGLSEDEAAGLIVRGFIEPIAKELPLEYAVELNRLIELEMEGSVG, encoded by the coding sequence ATGACCAACCCCGAAGTTGCCAACATCAACAAAGAGTACGAGTACGGCTGGTCCAACCCCGAGCGTTACGCCATCAAGGCGCCCAAGGGCCTGTCGCGCGAGGTCGTCGAGATGATCTCCAAGGCCAAGGACGAGCCGCAGTGGATGCTCGACTTCCGCCTCAAGGCGCTCGACATCTTCCTGAGCAAGCCCATGCCCCAGTGGGGCGCGGACCTCTCGGGCCTTGACCTCGACGAGATCTACTACTACATCAAGCCGGAAGGCTTCAACGCCCGCTCCTGGGACGACGTGCCGGACGACGTGAAGAAGACCTTCGAGAGATTGGGCATCCCCGAGGCCGAGCGTGCGGCGCTGGCGGGCGTCGGTGCCCAGTACGAGAGCGAGATGGTGTACCACAACCTCAAGGAGGAGTGGGAAAAGCTCGGCGTCGTCTTCCTGAGCATCGAGGACGGCCTGAAGCAGTACCCCGACCTCTTCCGCGAGCACTTCGCCACCATCGTGCCGCCCGAGGACAACAAATTCGCGGCGATCAACTCGGCCGTGTGGTCGGGCGGGTCCTTCGTGTACATCCCGAAGGGCGTCAAGGTGGACATTCCCCTCCAGACGTACTTCCGCATCAACGCGGAGAGCAGCGGCCAGTTCGAGCGCACGCTGATCATCGTGGACGAGGGCGCGCAGGCCCACTACATCGAGGGCTGCACCGCCCCCGCCTACAACTCCGACTCCTTCCACTCGGGCGTCATCGAAATCGTGGTGAAGGAGGGCGCGCGCTTCCGCTACTCCACCATCCAGAACTGGAGCCACAACGTCTACAACCTCGTGACCCAGCGCGCCGCCGTGTATGGCAACGGTGTGATGGAGTGGGTGGACGGCAACCTGGGCTCCAAGGTCACGATGAAGTACCCCGCCTGCTACCTCCTCGAAGAGGGCGCGCGCGGCGAGGTCCTGAGCATCGCCATGGCGGGCCGCGGGCAGCACCAGGACGCCGGGGCGAAGATCGTCCACTTCGCGGCGCACACCAGCGGCTCCATCGTCTCCAAGTCCATCTCCAAGGACTCGGGCCGAAGCAGCTACCGTGGCCTCGTCAAGATTTACGAGGGCGCGAAGGGTGCCAAGACGAACGTCGAGTGCGACGCCCTCCTGCTGGACGAGGAAGCCCGTACCGACACCTACCCCTACATCGAGATCGAGGAGAAGACCGCCAGCGTGGGCCACGAGGCGACCGTCTCCAAGATCAACGACGAGCAGATTCTCTACCTCCAGTCGCGCGGCCTGAGCGAGGACGAGGCGGCGGGCCTGATCGTGCGCGGCTTCATCGAGCCCATCGCCAAGGAACTCCCGCTGGAGTACGCGGTGGAGCTGAACCGCCTGATCGAGCTGGAGATGGAAGGCTCGGTGGGGTAA
- a CDS encoding cupin domain-containing protein, with protein sequence MISTSNAPHYTWADVCDGWRLASAPTLSVIQERMPPGATEERHQHSRVRQFFFVLSGVLTLEVEGTAHQLGPRQGLEVAPEKAHQARNEGEGDAEFLVISDGVSREDRQEG encoded by the coding sequence ATGATCTCCACCTCCAACGCCCCCCACTACACCTGGGCCGACGTGTGCGACGGCTGGCGCCTCGCGTCCGCTCCCACCCTCAGCGTCATTCAGGAGCGGATGCCGCCCGGCGCAACGGAGGAGCGGCACCAACACTCGCGGGTGCGGCAGTTCTTCTTCGTGCTGAGCGGCGTTCTGACGCTGGAGGTGGAGGGCACGGCGCACCAGCTCGGGCCGCGGCAGGGGCTGGAGGTCGCGCCGGAGAAGGCGCACCAGGCCCGCAACGAGGGCGAAGGGGACGCTGAGTTTCTGGTGATCTCGGACGGCGTATCACGGGAAGACCGGCAGGAGGGTTGA
- a CDS encoding PIN domain-containing protein, with the protein MLVLDTNVLIAFQKRNRQVLAQYERALERDEVIAVPALVRYEARKELLNPLYVRRLTVLDGLLSLHPTLDLDAETTDIAALLFENLRAGGNLIEDADLIIAATALRHRATLVTHNTRHFDRIPGLNLFNWQQENPIP; encoded by the coding sequence ATGCTCGTTCTCGACACCAACGTTTTGATCGCCTTCCAGAAGAGGAACCGGCAGGTGCTGGCACAGTACGAGCGGGCGCTGGAGCGAGACGAGGTGATCGCCGTTCCCGCTCTCGTCCGTTACGAGGCCCGCAAGGAACTCCTCAATCCACTGTATGTCCGGCGGCTGACCGTGCTCGACGGATTGCTCAGCCTCCATCCAACCCTCGATCTGGATGCCGAGACCACCGATATTGCCGCTCTTTTGTTCGAGAACCTGCGAGCGGGTGGAAACTTGATTGAGGACGCCGACCTCATCATTGCAGCGACAGCTCTACGCCACCGGGCCACGCTCGTCACACACAACACCAGACACTTTGATCGCATTCCCGGCCTGAACCTCTTCAACTGGCAACAGGAGAACCCCATCCCATGA
- the sufD gene encoding Fe-S cluster assembly protein SufD, which yields MTQPFTQDLITQAGGPEWLTAKRRESLDLFNTLEVPTEQVEAWKYTRVEVDFDQLRPHPKRERATDTAQLPASVQKRLSRTDVGAFLVLDGPDVVYATELPAELTQKGVIFTDLKTAVEQHADKVQQYLYSVVPAEVPDDTTIAAPGTTPSKSPDPSEGKFSALAAALWTNGAFVYVPRGVEVELPLGSFRVMSEAGTYTATRTLVVAEENAQVTFIDEQDSEELPGTYAIGAVELVVKQGARVRYVSIQNWGKGVTHIQRQRGDVHRDATLNSLVVTMGGTLSRTEMQSYLRGQGSDSEMLALYFANEDQHFDHYTLQHHAAPHAHSDLLYKGVGDDRSVGVFSGMIKVDLGAQKTDAYQKHRTLMLSSEARNYSVPQLEINANDVRCSHGSTTGPVDQEQLFFLRSRGIRQEIAEKMLVTAFLEDVLTRVPLRSVVEYIEGIIAEKVGAA from the coding sequence ATGACCCAACCCTTCACCCAAGACCTCATCACCCAGGCGGGCGGCCCCGAGTGGCTGACCGCCAAGCGGCGTGAATCGCTCGACCTGTTCAACACGCTGGAAGTGCCCACCGAACAGGTCGAGGCGTGGAAGTACACCCGCGTCGAGGTGGACTTCGACCAGCTCCGCCCCCACCCCAAGCGCGAGCGCGCGACCGACACAGCTCAGCTTCCGGCGAGCGTGCAAAAGCGCCTGAGCCGCACCGACGTGGGCGCCTTCCTCGTGCTGGACGGCCCGGACGTGGTGTACGCGACCGAGCTGCCCGCCGAGCTGACCCAGAAGGGCGTGATCTTCACCGACCTGAAGACCGCTGTGGAGCAGCACGCGGACAAGGTGCAACAGTACCTCTACTCGGTGGTCCCGGCGGAGGTGCCCGACGACACCACCATCGCCGCGCCCGGCACCACGCCGAGCAAGTCGCCCGACCCCTCCGAGGGCAAGTTCAGCGCGCTGGCGGCGGCCCTGTGGACGAACGGCGCCTTCGTGTACGTGCCGCGCGGGGTGGAGGTCGAACTGCCCCTGGGCTCCTTCCGGGTGATGAGCGAGGCGGGCACCTACACGGCCACCCGCACCCTGGTCGTCGCCGAGGAGAACGCGCAGGTCACCTTCATCGACGAGCAGGACTCGGAAGAGCTGCCCGGCACCTACGCCATCGGCGCGGTCGAACTGGTGGTCAAGCAGGGGGCACGGGTCCGTTACGTCTCCATCCAGAACTGGGGCAAGGGCGTCACGCACATCCAGCGCCAGCGCGGCGACGTTCACCGGGATGCGACGCTGAACAGCCTCGTCGTCACGATGGGAGGGACGCTGAGCCGCACCGAGATGCAGTCCTACCTGCGCGGGCAGGGCTCGGATTCCGAGATGTTGGCGCTGTACTTCGCCAACGAGGACCAGCACTTCGACCACTACACGCTCCAGCACCACGCCGCGCCGCACGCGCACAGCGACCTGCTGTACAAGGGCGTGGGCGACGACCGGAGCGTCGGCGTGTTCAGCGGCATGATCAAGGTGGACCTGGGGGCGCAGAAGACGGACGCCTACCAGAAGCACCGGACGCTGATGCTCTCCAGCGAGGCGCGCAACTACTCGGTGCCGCAGCTTGAGATCAACGCCAACGACGTACGCTGCTCGCACGGCTCGACCACCGGCCCCGTCGATCAGGAGCAACTGTTCTTCCTGCGCTCGCGCGGCATCCGCCAGGAGATCGCCGAGAAGATGCTCGTCACCGCTTTTCTGGAGGACGTGCTGACGCGCGTGCCGCTCAGGAGCGTGGTGGAGTACATCGAGGGGATCATCGCGGAGAAGGTGGGGGCGGCGTAA
- a CDS encoding STM4504/CBY_0614 family protein, with protein MPIYEPFHKRKKRERGEFPELFQTEKMPLKLKMQIEAILKDSLGARNGLRYSYIAQQIVSIMAREEPELYGGSTSEYFYNLIFDTDANDEHLLSVVELAFGMVSEGSNVGLSYIAGSSVYSAAAPLQECVEELNIRFRESGYGYQFEDNSFIPIDSTFTHVSAVKPAILLMNNLEFKGALDEFLSAFDAYKSGNQSECIRLCGNSIESVLKQIIVSKNWTMANKLGTSHLLDAVADAGLIEASLKSHYTSLFSMTKSGVPTIRNNVGGHGQGIEVKRVPDYMARYVVNMTAATILFLIHAYQDVS; from the coding sequence ATGCCTATTTATGAGCCGTTCCACAAACGTAAAAAACGTGAGCGTGGAGAATTTCCAGAGTTGTTTCAAACTGAGAAAATGCCGCTAAAGTTGAAGATGCAGATAGAAGCGATACTCAAAGATTCCTTAGGGGCTAGAAACGGTTTAAGATATAGTTATATAGCACAGCAGATTGTTTCTATAATGGCTCGTGAAGAACCAGAATTATATGGAGGGTCCACGAGCGAATATTTTTATAATCTTATCTTTGATACCGATGCAAACGATGAACATTTGTTGTCGGTTGTAGAGCTGGCCTTTGGTATGGTTAGTGAAGGGTCTAATGTGGGTCTTTCCTACATCGCTGGGTCCTCTGTGTATAGTGCTGCTGCGCCCCTTCAGGAATGTGTCGAAGAGCTAAATATTAGGTTCCGGGAAAGTGGTTATGGTTATCAGTTCGAGGACAATTCTTTTATCCCAATCGATAGCACTTTTACACATGTATCGGCAGTAAAACCCGCAATACTTTTGATGAATAATTTGGAGTTTAAAGGTGCGCTTGATGAGTTCCTGTCAGCTTTCGACGCTTATAAATCTGGTAATCAGTCAGAATGCATAAGGCTGTGTGGTAACTCTATTGAAAGCGTGTTGAAACAGATTATAGTGAGTAAGAATTGGACTATGGCAAACAAATTGGGTACATCTCACCTTCTTGATGCAGTTGCAGACGCTGGGCTGATAGAAGCTTCATTAAAAAGCCACTACACCAGTCTTTTCTCTATGACTAAGAGTGGTGTACCAACTATCAGGAACAATGTGGGCGGTCATGGGCAGGGGATTGAGGTCAAGAGGGTGCCTGATTACATGGCTAGATACGTTGTTAATATGACTGCCGCCACAATACTTTTCCTTATCCACGCATACCAAGACGTTAGTTAA
- a CDS encoding cupin domain-containing protein, with amino-acid sequence MEPEPLTLPLGGPVPNNPLPARLYRAALKGRTPAQIEGHLAERGWTNAWRNGIYPFHHYHSTAHEVLVIARGQARVTLGGEGGPQVTVGEGDVLLLPAGTGHRNDGSSPDLLVIGAYAGGRDWDLCRPEETDVEEARARIAGMPVWEREPVD; translated from the coding sequence CCCCTCACCCTGCCCCTCGGCGGCCCCGTCCCCAACAACCCCCTGCCCGCCCGGCTCTACCGCGCCGCCCTGAAAGGCCGCACGCCCGCGCAGATCGAGGGGCACCTCGCCGAACGCGGCTGGACGAACGCCTGGCGGAACGGCATCTACCCCTTTCACCACTACCACTCCACCGCCCACGAGGTGCTGGTGATCGCGCGGGGGCAGGCCCGCGTCACCCTGGGCGGCGAGGGCGGCCCGCAGGTCACGGTGGGGGAGGGCGACGTGCTGCTCCTGCCCGCGGGCACCGGCCACCGCAACGACGGCAGCAGCCCCGACCTGCTGGTGATCGGCGCCTACGCCGGGGGCCGCGACTGGGACCTGTGCCGCCCGGAGGAGACGGACGTGGAGGAGGCGCGGGCGCGGATTGCGGGGATGCCTGTGTGGGAGCGGGAGCCGGTGGACTGA